From one Amycolatopsis sp. FDAARGOS 1241 genomic stretch:
- a CDS encoding bifunctional 4-hydroxy-2-oxoglutarate aldolase/2-dehydro-3-deoxy-phosphogluconate aldolase, producing MSYRWEITHAALRQGVVGIVRTPDAASAVVAARAALDAGLRSVEIPFTNPGATAAIEELTAAFPEAVIGAGTVLDEASAVLAIRAGAKFLVSPNVEAAVIRTAHRYGAAAFPGAGSVTEIVKALEEGADAVKVFPATALGPRWVKDVRAALPQAPLVPTGGIAPEDVPEWLAAGAVACGIGSALTRGTADDIRARVAALVREGS from the coding sequence ATGAGCTACCGGTGGGAGATCACGCACGCGGCCCTTCGGCAGGGGGTGGTGGGCATCGTGCGGACGCCGGACGCGGCGTCGGCCGTCGTCGCGGCACGCGCGGCGCTGGACGCGGGCCTGCGCTCGGTGGAGATCCCGTTCACCAACCCCGGGGCCACGGCCGCGATCGAAGAGCTCACGGCCGCCTTCCCCGAGGCGGTGATCGGCGCCGGCACGGTGCTCGACGAGGCCTCGGCCGTGCTCGCGATCCGCGCGGGCGCGAAGTTCCTCGTGTCGCCGAACGTCGAGGCCGCCGTGATCCGCACCGCGCACCGCTACGGCGCGGCCGCGTTCCCCGGCGCGGGTTCCGTCACGGAAATCGTGAAGGCGCTGGAAGAAGGCGCCGACGCGGTGAAGGTCTTCCCCGCCACGGCGCTCGGGCCGCGCTGGGTCAAGGACGTGCGGGCCGCGCTGCCGCAGGCGCCGCTCGTGCCGACGGGTGGAATCGCCCCCGAGGACGTGCCAGAGTGGCTCGCGGCGGGCGCGGTCGCGTGCGGCATAGGTTCGGCGCTGACGCGCGGAACGGCCGACGACATCCGGGCCCGCGTGGCCGCGCTGGTGAGGGAGGGCTCATGA
- a CDS encoding sugar kinase, with translation MNDTEVLTLGEAMRLLLAEPGVALRRAHHFTASVAGAEANVSVGLARLGHRVRWLSRVGDDASGAAVLSALRAEGVDVSGVEVDPAGFTGLLMRDDTPGRGIDVQYHRTGSAASAISPAYVREAGLAGARLVLVSGITAMLSLSAREAVLALFDLARTEGATIAFDPNVRLKLASPAQWRETVGPLLHRADLVFAGEDELDLLDASARDLVHAGVGTVVVKQRDKVARAVTAEYEWTQDTLVTHVVDPVGAGDALTSGYLSAWLRGGAPAEALLAGAVSAALVVGTRTDLEGLPNRAELARTSAALSGGEEVHR, from the coding sequence ATGAACGACACCGAAGTCCTCACCCTGGGCGAGGCGATGCGCTTGCTGCTCGCCGAACCCGGCGTCGCCCTTCGGCGCGCCCACCACTTCACCGCATCCGTGGCCGGGGCCGAAGCCAACGTGTCGGTCGGCCTCGCGCGCCTCGGCCACCGCGTGCGCTGGCTCAGCCGCGTCGGCGACGACGCGTCCGGCGCCGCGGTGCTCAGCGCGCTCCGGGCGGAAGGGGTGGACGTCTCGGGCGTCGAGGTCGACCCGGCCGGGTTCACCGGCCTGCTGATGCGTGACGACACCCCGGGCCGGGGCATCGACGTGCAGTACCACCGCACGGGCTCGGCGGCGTCTGCAATCAGCCCGGCCTACGTCCGCGAAGCAGGGCTCGCCGGCGCGCGGCTCGTGCTCGTCTCGGGAATCACGGCGATGCTGTCGCTGTCCGCACGCGAAGCCGTGCTGGCGCTGTTCGACCTGGCGCGCACCGAGGGTGCGACGATCGCGTTCGACCCCAACGTGCGGCTCAAGCTGGCTTCGCCGGCGCAGTGGCGGGAGACCGTGGGCCCGCTGCTGCACCGGGCAGACCTGGTGTTCGCCGGTGAGGACGAGCTGGACCTGCTCGACGCTTCGGCGCGCGACCTCGTGCACGCGGGGGTCGGCACAGTGGTGGTGAAGCAGCGCGACAAGGTGGCGCGAGCGGTGACGGCCGAGTACGAGTGGACCCAGGACACCCTGGTCACCCACGTCGTGGACCCCGTGGGCGCGGGTGACGCGCTCACGTCCGGCTACCTGTCGGCCTGGCTGCGCGGCGGTGCGCCCGCCGAGGCGCTGCTGGCCGGAGCGGTGTCGGCGGCCTTGGTCGTCGGCACGCGCACGGATCTCGAAGGACTGCCGAACCGGGCCGAACTGGCCCGCACGAGCGCCGCCCTCTCGGGCGGCGAGGAGGTGCATCGATGA